A region of Lycium barbarum isolate Lr01 chromosome 3, ASM1917538v2, whole genome shotgun sequence DNA encodes the following proteins:
- the LOC132631743 gene encoding 7-deoxyloganetic acid glucosyltransferase-like yields MEHQQEETSIPHVLIFPLPLQSTSNSMLQLAELLCLADLKVTFINTNHNQQRLLRHTNVQSRFEQYPSFQFLTISDGLSEDHPRSAEQFGDIISSLQTMAEPFLKEMLSDVVEKPVTCVIADGLFYYAVDIGNEKGVPVITFDTISPSCLWVYLCLPKLIEAGVLPFKGNDLDALVTHIPAMEGLLRRRDLPHFCLLDDYKTDLNSQAVFKEIERIPKAHGLILNTFEDLEGPFLSCIRSYFPKTYAIGPLHLNLKTKLAVKATPPLSSSNSLWEEDHTSIKWLDVQSKGSVIYVSFGSLAVVSRNEILEFWHGLLNSKVKFLWVMRPNILKGGGSHDEFMKELVEGCKGIGYIVSWAPQKMVLAHQSIGGFLTHSGWNSTLESIIEGKPMICWPQYVDQRVTSRLVNEFWKVGLDMKDICDRYVVEKMVKDLMGTKKDEYKKTIEKLSELAIISVQEGGLSYNNLNCLIDDIKGLTRSTENGSVKM; encoded by the exons ATGGAGCACCAACAGGAAGAAACATCCATTCCTCACGTTCTCATCTTCCCTCTCCCGTTACAAAGCACAAGCAACTCCATGCTTCAGCTAGCTGAGCTATTGTGCCTTGCTGACCTTAAAGTCACCTTCATCAACACAAACCACAATCAACAACGTCTCCTCCGTCACACCAACGTCCAATCTCGTTTCGAGCAATATCCTTCATTCCAATTCCTCACAATATCTGATGGCCTATCCGAGGATCACCCGCGTTCAGCCGAACAATTCGGAGATATTATTAGCTCCTTGCAGACCATGGCGGAGCCTTTCCTCAAAGAAATGCTCAGTGATGTAGTGGAAAAACCAGTCACATGTGTCATAGCAGATGGCCTGTTTTATTATGCAGTGGATATTGGAAATGAGAAGGGAGTTCCAGTTATTACCTTTGACACTATTAGTCCTTCCTGCCTATGGGTTTATCTCTGTCTGCCAAAACTCATTGAGGCTGGCGTTCTTCCCTTCAAAG GAAATGACTTGGATGCCTTGGTAACACATATACCAGCCATGGAAGGTCTTCTCCGACGACGAGATCTTCCACACTTTTGTCTCTTGGATGATTATAAAACCGATCTTAATTCTCAAGCCGTTTTTAAGGAGATTGAGCGGATCCCAAAAGCTCATGGGCTCATATTGAACACGTTTGAAGATTTGGAAGGGCCTTTTCTTTCTTGTATTCGCTCTTACTTTCCTAAAACATATGCAATTGGACCATTGCATTTGAACTTGAAGACTAAACTTGCTGTTAAAGCTACACCACCATTATCGTCCTCAAATAGTTTGTGGGAAGAAGACCATACTTCCATTAAATGGCTTGACGTGCAGTCCAAGGGATCAGTAATTTATGTAAGTTTTGGTAGTCTTGCTGTTGTTTCAAGAAACGAGATTTTGGAATTTTGGCATGGCCTGCTGAACAGTAAAGTTAAATTTTTGTGGGTCATGAGGCCTAACATTTTAAAGGGAGGTGGGTCACATGACGAATTCATGAAGGAACTTGTGGAGGGTTGCAAGGGAATTGGTTACATAGTGAGTTGGGCTCCACAAAAGATGGTGCTAGCACACCAATCCATTGGTGGGTTTTTAACCCATAGCGGGTGGAACTCAACATTGGAAAGTATCATCGAGGGAAAGCCCATGATTTGTTGGCCTCAATATGTGGACCAAAGAGTCACAAGTAGATTAGTAAATGAATTTTGGAAGGTTGGGTTAGACATGAAAGACATTTGTGATAGATACGTTGTAGAGAAAATGGTAAAAGATCTTATGGGAACAAAAAAGGATGAGTACAAGAAAACGATTGAGAAATTATCAGAACTGGCAATAATAAGTGTTCAAGAAGGAGGTTTATCGTACAATAACCTCAACTGTCTCATCGATGACATCAAAGGGTTGACTAGATCTACAGAGAATGGAAGCGTAAAAATGTGA
- the LOC132631102 gene encoding uncharacterized protein LOC132631102, producing the protein MALVQNVRPQGALLSDTEKNPKECKVVTLRNGRELEERRWTKFETVVLTEECSSRVRNKIPPKLKDSGIFTISITIGNIEVGLAFCDLGASITLMPTFMFRTLGLGEPRPTTVTLQLADRSLEYPDSIIEDVLVKVGPFILPIDFIILDYKADKNVLLIMGKGFLATVNAVIRVRDGKMSMTVDEKKLLLMFSRLLSFRPIMKN; encoded by the exons ATGGCGCTTGTTCAAAATGTCAGACCACAGGGTGCTCTTCTGAGTGACACTGAAAAGAATCCGAAAGAATGCAAAGTagtcaccttgaggaatggcAGAGAACTTGAAGAG AGGCGCTGGACAAAATTTGAGACTGTAGTACTTACGgaggagtgcagttctagagtaAGGAACAAGATTCCACCAAAGCTGAAAGATTCGGGCATTTTCACTATTTCTATCACAATTGGTAATATCGAGGTTGGGCTAGCATTCtgtgatttgggtgctagtattacTCTGATGCCCACCTTTATGTTCCGAACGTTGGGGTTGGGTGAGCCAAGGCCAACAACAGTTACTTTGCAGCTAGCTGATAGATCTCTGGAATATCCCGATAGTATAATTGAAGATGTGCTCGTGAAGGTGGGTCCTTTTATTCTGCCGATTGATTTTATTATCCTTGATTACAAGGCAGATAAGAATGTCCTTCTCATTATGGGAAAGGGATTCTTAGCGACTGTTAATGCAGTTATTCGAGTCAGAGATGGGAAGATGTCTATGACAGTTGATGAGAAGAAGCTACTTTTGATGTTTTCAAGGCTACTAAGCTTCCGCCCTATTATGAAGAATTGA